The following proteins are encoded in a genomic region of Planctomycetaceae bacterium:
- a CDS encoding response regulator: protein MKILLAEDSLTTRRLLAGQLQKWGFEVLESEDGAAAWEQFLKHEISLVLTDWQMPNMDGLQLIRRIRSEKRTGYVYVILLTARADKADLVTAMDAGADDFLVKPADKEELRVRVREGQRIIQLEERLAEQNRELRETQAALVETEKLAGLGQLAAGMSHEINNPIAFVSNNVAVLQREIAALLDLIAAYESARGTIAEHQPELGRRLSVLEEEVDIDWLRAYLPELMNSTQNGLKRVRDIVQNLRDFARLDEAAFDNIDLRAAVDMTVEVLSLTLATAQVEIRKDFEDVPLVSCRPARIHQVIHGVLMNAVQASRPGDVITVRTRTDRGFVVVEVSDQGSGIDESVQAHIFEPFYTTRSVGEGRGLGLAISYGILRDHGGHIEFESEAGIGTTFRIRLPLHQVSRDPDDGNA, encoded by the coding sequence GTGAAAATACTTCTGGCTGAAGACAGTCTGACAACTCGGCGTCTGCTGGCCGGGCAGCTTCAGAAATGGGGCTTTGAGGTTCTGGAATCAGAAGACGGCGCGGCGGCGTGGGAACAGTTTCTCAAGCACGAAATCTCGCTCGTGCTGACGGACTGGCAGATGCCAAACATGGACGGCCTGCAACTGATCCGTCGCATCCGGTCTGAGAAACGCACCGGCTACGTCTATGTGATTCTGCTGACTGCGCGCGCTGACAAGGCTGACCTGGTGACGGCGATGGACGCGGGAGCGGATGACTTTCTGGTCAAGCCAGCCGACAAGGAAGAACTTCGTGTCCGAGTCCGCGAAGGACAGCGGATCATTCAGTTGGAAGAACGGCTGGCCGAACAGAATCGCGAGCTGCGGGAAACTCAGGCTGCACTGGTCGAAACGGAGAAACTGGCCGGGCTGGGCCAGCTTGCCGCCGGCATGTCTCACGAGATCAATAATCCGATCGCGTTTGTTTCAAATAACGTCGCGGTGCTGCAGCGGGAAATTGCCGCTCTGCTGGACCTGATCGCCGCGTACGAATCGGCTCGGGGCACAATTGCCGAACACCAGCCGGAGCTGGGGCGTCGACTCAGTGTGCTGGAAGAAGAAGTGGACATCGACTGGCTGCGAGCCTATCTGCCCGAACTGATGAACTCTACACAGAACGGACTGAAGCGAGTCCGCGATATCGTGCAGAACCTGCGTGACTTCGCCAGGCTGGACGAAGCGGCGTTCGACAATATCGATCTGCGGGCAGCGGTCGACATGACGGTCGAAGTCCTGTCGTTAACCCTGGCGACGGCGCAGGTTGAGATCCGCAAAGACTTCGAAGATGTGCCGCTGGTGTCGTGCCGACCCGCACGAATCCATCAGGTCATCCACGGAGTTTTGATGAACGCCGTCCAGGCCAGCAGGCCGGGTGACGTGATTACGGTCCGAACACGAACGGACCGTGGCTTTGTCGTGGTGGAGGTTTCCGATCAGGGCTCCGGGATCGATGAATCCGTGCAGGCTCATATTTTCGAACCGTTCTATACGACTCGCAGTGTCGGCGAAGGCAGGGGTCTGGGACTCGCCATCAGCTATGGCATTCTTCGCGATCATGGAGGCCACATCGAGTTTGAATCAGAAGCCGGAATCGGTACAACGTTTCGAATTCGACTGCCCCTGCATCAAGTGTCCCGGGATCCCGATGACGGAAACGCGTAA
- a CDS encoding response regulator, with amino-acid sequence MTETRKKSLLLVDDEPDVLLSLKGLLRREFELHTAESGDEALRILENHPIDIVMSDQRMPGMTGAELMIQVRNRFPETVRIVFTGYADIKAVIDGVNGAGLYRYIAKPWDPDDLLKTLHEAAGRHALRQQHRQSRQKMLSFAQAVTAYLESTGSTEVTPTHHDLLQQARQLCSELANPDEHAVRADL; translated from the coding sequence ATGACGGAAACGCGTAAGAAATCTCTGCTGCTTGTTGATGATGAACCGGACGTGCTTTTGTCCCTGAAGGGCTTACTCAGGCGCGAGTTCGAACTGCATACGGCCGAAAGCGGTGACGAAGCACTGCGCATCCTGGAAAACCATCCGATTGACATCGTCATGTCGGACCAGCGCATGCCGGGAATGACCGGGGCGGAGCTGATGATTCAGGTCAGGAATCGCTTTCCGGAAACAGTTCGCATCGTGTTCACCGGCTACGCTGACATCAAGGCGGTGATCGACGGTGTCAACGGAGCAGGTCTTTACCGCTACATCGCCAAGCCCTGGGACCCGGATGACCTTCTGAAAACGCTGCATGAAGCCGCCGGCCGGCATGCTCTGCGCCAACAGCACCGCCAGTCCCGGCAAAAGATGCTGAGCTTCGCTCAGGCCGTTACGGCCTATCTGGAATCGACTGGCAGCACCGAAGTGACGCCGACCCATCACGATTTGCTGCAACAGGCCAGACAGTTGTGCAGCGAACTGGCAAACCCTGACGAACACGCGGTTCGCGCGGATCTGTAA